A region from the Patescibacteria group bacterium genome encodes:
- a CDS encoding fatty acid--CoA ligase family protein: MSITFLLEQFENNSNQEAMIWNGESYNYAHLHKTTLTYLTWLKNSPIKKGSVVELCSDFSPATIALLLALIQHQCILILTTSSSKEEQKHPLQLTEVEFCIQLDEHDNFFLIDKVTKTKHPLITQLRELQVPGLILFSSGSTGNPKGVVHNFAKLLEKFKKPRIAKKTICFLLFDHIGGLNTLLQTLSNGGCVITVKNRTPQHICYCIEQYKAQALPTTPTFINLFLLSAAHTQYDLSSLEIVTYSAEPMSESVLTRFNQLFPQIRLSQNYGLSEVGILNTKSKSSNSLYMKIEGENYQTRIINGMLEIKAESAMLGYLNAESPFTEDGWFKTEDKVTVEGDYLRILGRVSEIINVGGKKVYPSEIENVIRMMNGVLDVVVVSEPNQILGQIVKARIVLDDSINNIKYFHREIKEFCKNKLAPYKIPQKIEISKKFFHNERFKNVRKVTN, encoded by the coding sequence ATGAGCATAACTTTTCTTTTAGAGCAATTTGAAAATAATAGTAATCAAGAAGCCATGATATGGAATGGAGAATCCTATAATTATGCACACCTACATAAAACAACTTTAACTTATTTAACCTGGTTAAAAAATAGTCCGATAAAAAAAGGCAGTGTAGTAGAGTTATGTTCAGATTTTTCACCCGCTACGATTGCTTTATTACTAGCTTTAATACAGCATCAATGTATCCTTATCCTTACAACTTCATCTTCAAAAGAAGAACAGAAACACCCTTTGCAACTAACCGAAGTTGAGTTTTGTATCCAGCTGGATGAACATGATAATTTTTTTCTAATTGACAAAGTAACAAAAACAAAACATCCATTAATTACCCAGCTTCGCGAATTACAAGTACCTGGTCTAATCCTCTTTTCTTCAGGTTCAACCGGCAATCCAAAAGGAGTGGTTCACAATTTTGCAAAACTATTAGAAAAGTTTAAAAAACCTCGTATTGCCAAAAAAACTATCTGCTTTTTATTATTTGATCACATCGGAGGACTGAATACACTTTTGCAAACCCTATCAAATGGCGGCTGTGTGATTACTGTAAAAAATCGCACCCCACAGCATATTTGTTATTGTATCGAGCAATATAAAGCTCAAGCTTTACCGACAACACCCACCTTTATTAATTTATTTTTACTAAGTGCTGCACATACCCAATATGATTTAAGTAGCCTTGAAATAGTAACTTACAGCGCTGAACCTATGTCGGAAAGTGTATTAACACGATTTAATCAACTTTTTCCTCAAATACGACTATCACAAAACTATGGTCTTTCCGAAGTTGGTATCTTAAATACCAAATCCAAATCTTCTAATTCTCTTTATATGAAAATAGAAGGAGAAAACTACCAAACTCGAATAATCAATGGAATGCTTGAAATAAAAGCAGAATCTGCAATGCTAGGATATCTTAATGCAGAAAGTCCATTTACTGAAGATGGCTGGTTTAAAACAGAAGATAAAGTAACAGTTGAGGGTGATTACTTACGTATTTTGGGACGAGTATCTGAAATCATTAATGTAGGAGGTAAAAAAGTTTATCCTTCTGAAATTGAAAATGTTATTCGAATGATGAACGGTGTTTTAGATGTTGTTGTTGTATCAGAGCCCAACCAAATACTAGGACAAATTGTAAAAGCACGCATTGTATTAGACGATTCAATAAACAATATTAAGTATTTTCATCGAGAAATAAAAGAATTTTGTAAAAATAAATTGGCGCCCTATAAAATTCCTCAAAAAATTGAGATATCCAAAAAATTTTTTCATAACGAAAGATTTAAAAATGTTCGAAAAGTAACAAACTGA